Genomic segment of Prochlorothrix hollandica PCC 9006 = CALU 1027:
TATCCCGACGACAACAGTAGACTTCCTGGATCTCAACCCAAGCATGGGGACGACTGGAACCCGATCGCTGGAAAGCAGCCAAATGGTGGTGGCCAAGCAGGGGTTGCAGCGCCTGAGCCATAACATCAGCATCCAAGGTTTGGTGATAGTAGTGCCAAACCGAAGACCGTAAAAAGAGATTGGGACAGCGATCGGTATACAAAGTATAGCGGTAGCGCCGCCAGGACGCTGAAAAGCGGGCGTGCCAGGTTGGGGGAACAGCCACCGATGCCCGCACCACCACGTCCGGGGGCAAGCGACCATTGAGGACACTCATCCAACGCTGGGCAGGGATGGGGCTGGCCACATCAAAGTGAACCACTTGGGCCGCTGCATGGACACCAGAATCAGTGCGACCTGCGGCATGAACCGTTACCGGCTGGCCCACAATCTCCCCAATCACGGCTTCCATAACCCCCTGAACCGTGCGTTGCCGAGGTTGCCATTGCCATCCACAGAAGTCAGTCCCCAGGTATTGAACCACTAAGGCAATACGCTGGATCGGAGCCTCAGCCATCCCTAGGTCAGTTCAATGATGGCCATCTCTGCATTGTCACCCCGGCGAGGGACAGTCCGTAAAATACGGGTGTAGCCGCCGTTGCGATTGCCATAGCGCTCAGGCACCTGATCAAACAGAGCCTTCACGAGTTTCTTGTCATAGAGATAGCCCAGGGCTTGGCGGCGGGCGGACAGGGTGCCTGCCTTGGCCAAGGTGATGATACTTTCCACTTCATTGCGCACAGCCTTAGCCCGCGCTTTAGTAGTGGTAATACGGCCATGGCGCACTAATTCAGTAGCCAAGGCTCGTAACAGAGCTTTACGTTGGTCAGCAGGGCGACCAAGTTGGTGAACACGACAACGGTGACGCATGGGCTGTTTTCCTAACTACCTCCAGAGGATCGGGTTTCCTGCAACGTAATACCCAAACGTTGCCGGAGTGCTTCAATGACTTCTTCCGCCGATTTTTGGCCGAAGTTCTTGATTTCCAGTAGCTCTTCTTGGGTATATTCCAGAAGGTCGGCTACGGAATTAATTTGGGCACGCTTCAAGCAGTTGTAGGCCCGCACAGAAAGCTGCAACTCCTCAATGGGAATCTGACTTTCCGGCCCTTCCATGGGTTCTTCAATACCCTGGGGTTCAAAGGTGATGTCCTTCAGGGGATTGAACAGATCCACCAGGGTGGCAGCGGCCTGACTCAGGGCTTCCTGGGGGGTTAAGCTGCCATTGGTCCAGATATCTAAAACCAGGCGATCCTTCTGGGTAGATTCCCCCAGACGAACATCTTCGATGCTATAGTTCACCCGGCGAACCGGCATAAAAGCAGCATCAATTTGCAAGAAGTCCAGGGCGCTGGCTTCTTCCTTGCTGCGCTCGAAGGATAGATAACCTTTGCCCTGTTCGATTCTAAACTCCATTTCCAAGGTGGCTGAAGCCGCCAAGGTCGCAATATATTGCTTGGGGTTAATAATCTCAACGTCTGGGTTCAGGTCAATATTCTCAGCAATGACCATGGCAGGGCCATGCACCAAGAGCCGCCCAATTTGGGGTTGGGACGAATGGGACCGCAGCACAATTTGCTTGAGATTGAGCAAGATATCCAGGACATCTTCCCGGACTCCCGGCACCGTAGCGAACTCATGGGATACCCCAGAAATACGCACCGCAGTAACTGCTGTTCCCCCAAGGTTAGAAAGAAGAACACGGCGTAGGGCGTTACCCACCGTGATCCCCTGCCCCTGCTCCAGGGGTTCGATCATAAACCGGCTGTATTGAGACTGGTCACGTTCGGTTTTAGAGTCAACACATTCAACTTGGAATTGCACCATAGTTCTGCCTCCCGCATATTACCTCGTATCCTGAACCCATCCATCACCGGATCCCCATGGTGGGACTCTAGACCCGACGACGCTTGGGGGGACGGCAACCATTGTGGGGAATGGGTGTCACATCACGGATCAGGGTGATTTCTAACCCTGCCCCTTGGAGGGCACGGATAGCCGTTTCACGACCGGCTCCAGGGCCACTCACCATCACTTCGATCTGACGCACGCCCTGATCCATGGCACGGCGAGCCGCATTCTCAGCAGCGGTTTGGGCGGCAAAAGGAGTGCCTTTTTTAGCCCCCTTAAAACCACTGGAACCGGCGGAGGCCCAGGATACAACTTCACCATTGGGATCGGTGATGGAAACGATCGTGTTATTGAATGTGGACTGAATATGGGCAACGCCATTGGGAACATTGCGCTTTTGCTTCTTGCCGCCACCTTTTTTAGCAGGTCTTGCCATCGAAAAACTCCAACTTTATGAGCACCAAGCTTGAACCTCAAACCAAAAGCAGACGACTTACTTCTTACCTGCTTTCTTTTTACCCGCCACTGTCTTCCGACCGCCACGGCGGGTTCGGGCGTTGGTGCGAGTGCGCTGTCCCCGTACCGGTAATCCAGCGCGATGGCGGCGACCTCGGTAACAACCAATATCTTGAAGACGCTTGATATTCATTAACTCCAAGCGCCGGAGGTCTCCCTCCACTTGATAGTCTGACTCCAATGCGTCCCGCAAGGCAGCCACATCAGCGTCACTGAGATCCCGAACACGGGTATCTGGATTAACGCCTGTCTTGGCTAAAATCTGATGGGAACGGGATAAGCCGATACCATAGATATAAGTCAGACCAATTTCAACTCGCTTTTCGCGAGGAAGATCAACACCTGCAATTCGTGCCACTTTTTATGTTCTCCCTAGCCCAGCTATGTGGGATGTTTTTCAGTGCTATCGTTATGCTGCCAGTGCCAGCAGTGGGGTATCCAAGTTAAAAACCTGGGGAAATCCCCAATACAGTCCTTGGGTTGAGCCTTATGATTTAGGGACAGTAGCAGTAAAGAACGACCAAACCTATGGATTTATGGCTCGGTCTTCCCACCTGACCCTAAGGGTC
This window contains:
- the truA gene encoding tRNA pseudouridine(38-40) synthase TruA, with the protein product MAEAPIQRIALVVQYLGTDFCGWQWQPRQRTVQGVMEAVIGEIVGQPVTVHAAGRTDSGVHAAAQVVHFDVASPIPAQRWMSVLNGRLPPDVVVRASVAVPPTWHARFSASWRRYRYTLYTDRCPNLFLRSSVWHYYHQTLDADVMAQALQPLLGHHHLAAFQRSGSSRPHAWVEIQEVYCCRRDTLVEIEVQASGFLYGMMRLLVGLLVQVGAGTYSPAAFTRIWVDQRRDLVKHSAPAQGLCLNSVGYPQSPFDPVLLSQSQPRFWFPPALDGSSNPWTPQSPLP
- the rplQ gene encoding 50S ribosomal protein L17, which translates into the protein MRHRCRVHQLGRPADQRKALLRALATELVRHGRITTTKARAKAVRNEVESIITLAKAGTLSARRQALGYLYDKKLVKALFDQVPERYGNRNGGYTRILRTVPRRGDNAEMAIIELT
- a CDS encoding DNA-directed RNA polymerase subunit alpha, whose product is MVQFQVECVDSKTERDQSQYSRFMIEPLEQGQGITVGNALRRVLLSNLGGTAVTAVRISGVSHEFATVPGVREDVLDILLNLKQIVLRSHSSQPQIGRLLVHGPAMVIAENIDLNPDVEIINPKQYIATLAASATLEMEFRIEQGKGYLSFERSKEEASALDFLQIDAAFMPVRRVNYSIEDVRLGESTQKDRLVLDIWTNGSLTPQEALSQAAATLVDLFNPLKDITFEPQGIEEPMEGPESQIPIEELQLSVRAYNCLKRAQINSVADLLEYTQEELLEIKNFGQKSAEEVIEALRQRLGITLQETRSSGGS
- the rpsK gene encoding 30S ribosomal protein S11, which encodes MARPAKKGGGKKQKRNVPNGVAHIQSTFNNTIVSITDPNGEVVSWASAGSSGFKGAKKGTPFAAQTAAENAARRAMDQGVRQIEVMVSGPGAGRETAIRALQGAGLEITLIRDVTPIPHNGCRPPKRRRV
- the rpsM gene encoding 30S ribosomal protein S13, translating into MARIAGVDLPREKRVEIGLTYIYGIGLSRSHQILAKTGVNPDTRVRDLSDADVAALRDALESDYQVEGDLRRLELMNIKRLQDIGCYRGRRHRAGLPVRGQRTRTNARTRRGGRKTVAGKKKAGKK